The proteins below are encoded in one region of bacterium:
- a CDS encoding response regulator yields MANGTEAAKGYRVFIVDDDPVFLSLYTRVLRKNGHFTYPAECAQDALQIIERGLTKIDLIITDVNMPGLSGLEFHQKVKERRPELADRMIFITGDPESDRVVEFTRGLPNWVLGKPFLTSDLLQAIESLRIPPPSEGF; encoded by the coding sequence ATGGCGAACGGAACGGAAGCGGCGAAAGGGTACCGGGTCTTCATCGTCGATGATGATCCTGTGTTCCTGTCCCTTTATACCCGGGTCCTGCGGAAGAACGGTCATTTCACCTATCCGGCGGAATGCGCCCAGGACGCTTTGCAGATCATCGAGCGCGGCTTGACCAAGATCGACCTCATCATCACCGATGTGAACATGCCCGGATTGAGCGGGCTGGAATTCCACCAAAAGGTCAAGGAGCGGCGGCCCGAGCTGGCGGACCGGATGATCTTCATCACCGGCGACCCGGAGAGCGACCGGGTCGTCGAATTCACCCGGGGCCTGCCCAATTGGGTCCTGGGAAAACCCTTCCTCACCTCGGACCTATTGCAGGCCATCGAGAGTTTGAGGATACCCCCGCCTTCCGAGGGGTTTTAA
- a CDS encoding Fur family transcriptional regulator, with protein MELERVLKQLKEKGHKLTPQRQGILRILMASKVPMTALEVRQKVQKDHPRVSLNTVYLNLLMLTKMGLVIQTHLQNRTASRFEYQAEGSHHHHAICLSCGKSLCLDHVPEPKAGKPGEDPGFRILGHTLEFYGYCSSCQKAS; from the coding sequence GTGGAACTGGAACGGGTCTTAAAACAACTCAAGGAAAAAGGGCACAAGCTGACGCCCCAGCGGCAAGGCATCTTGAGGATCCTGATGGCGTCCAAGGTCCCCATGACCGCCCTGGAAGTCCGCCAAAAGGTCCAAAAAGATCATCCCCGGGTGAGCTTGAACACGGTCTACCTGAACCTGCTGATGCTCACCAAGATGGGTTTGGTGATCCAAACCCATCTCCAAAACCGGACGGCCTCGAGGTTCGAGTACCAGGCGGAAGGAAGCCACCACCATCACGCCATTTGTCTTTCCTGCGGCAAGAGCCTTTGTCTGGACCATGTGCCGGAGCCCAAGGCCGGGAAACCCGGGGAGGACCCGGGTTTCCGGATCCTGGGGCACACCCTGGAATTCTACGGTTACTGCAGTTCCTGCCAAAAGGCCTCTTAA
- a CDS encoding MerC domain-containing protein: MQLMTEKLKGTFWDGLGTTLSMACAVHCALLPFVLTLLPLAGMAFLKDERFETGMIVTSLSVAAFALSRGFGWHRDRRVPALGLLGAVIWGCGHFFLEQPWEGWAMGLGGCHFAAAHWLNLRLCRHCDACQDGEVNKSLQAQNSAEG; encoded by the coding sequence ATGCAATTGATGACTGAAAAACTCAAAGGGACCTTTTGGGACGGATTGGGGACCACGCTCTCCATGGCCTGCGCCGTCCATTGCGCCCTGTTGCCCTTCGTGTTGACGCTCTTGCCCCTGGCGGGCATGGCGTTCCTCAAGGACGAACGGTTCGAAACGGGCATGATCGTGACCAGCCTGTCCGTGGCCGCTTTTGCCCTGAGCCGGGGCTTCGGCTGGCATCGCGATCGGCGTGTCCCCGCCTTGGGCCTGCTGGGGGCCGTGATCTGGGGGTGCGGACACTTCTTCCTTGAACAACCCTGGGAAGGATGGGCCATGGGTCTGGGTGGATGTCACTTCGCGGCGGCCCATTGGCTGAACTTGCGTTTGTGCAGGCACTGCGATGCCTGTCAAGACGGGGAAGTGAATAAAAGTCTCCAGGCTCAAAATTCGGCGGAAGGAT